From Acidobacteriota bacterium, one genomic window encodes:
- a CDS encoding YbbR-like domain-containing protein — MTGILRKIFLEDWTMKLIALVITLALWFGVSGLREPKTERLRNVALNLRVSNDVEITNSPVKEIDIVVTGDDRKISQINKENLIVSLDLTDSLAGDRSVQITPENINVDLPTGVKVVDIQPDRIAVKLEKVEEREITVKVETEGALPDNLEVYQTTAVPGKVRVRAPESYIKTLDLISTEKIDLSGKTNDFTERQVSLVVLSPKVKLIDTIVDVFVRVGEKRTERLYLLPLFGDETGRSAKIVLYGPRSVFESLANENIRVEAVKNESGETVLNVTLPADVQDRVEVREKKFVKKQ; from the coding sequence ATGACGGGAATTCTGCGAAAGATTTTTCTTGAAGACTGGACGATGAAACTCATCGCGCTGGTGATCACGCTTGCGCTTTGGTTCGGAGTTTCGGGGCTTCGCGAGCCGAAGACCGAGCGTCTTCGGAACGTAGCTCTCAACCTTCGTGTTTCCAACGACGTCGAGATCACCAATTCTCCGGTCAAGGAGATCGACATCGTCGTCACCGGCGACGATCGCAAGATCTCGCAGATCAACAAGGAAAACCTGATCGTCTCGCTCGATCTCACGGATTCGCTGGCGGGTGACCGCAGCGTGCAGATCACGCCCGAGAACATCAATGTGGATCTGCCGACCGGCGTCAAGGTGGTCGATATCCAGCCCGACCGAATCGCCGTCAAACTCGAGAAGGTTGAAGAACGCGAGATCACGGTAAAGGTCGAAACCGAAGGCGCACTTCCAGACAATCTTGAGGTCTACCAGACGACGGCAGTTCCCGGAAAGGTTCGCGTGCGCGCGCCGGAAAGCTATATCAAGACGTTGGATCTGATCTCGACCGAGAAGATCGATCTGAGCGGCAAAACCAACGACTTCACCGAACGCCAGGTTTCGTTGGTCGTGCTAAGTCCGAAAGTGAAACTCATCGACACGATTGTCGACGTCTTCGTCCGCGTCGGCGAAAAGCGAACCGAAAGGCTTTATCTGCTTCCCCTGTTCGGCGATGAAACGGGCCGTTCGGCGAAGATCGTCCTATACGGTCCGCGTTCCGTGTTCGAGAGCTTGGCGAACGAGAACATTCGGGTTGAAGCTGTGAAGAACGAGTCTGGCGAAACGGTCCTCAACGTCACACTGCCGGCTGATGTGCAGGACCGCGTCGAGGTCCGCGAGAAGAAGTTCGTCAAGAAGCAATGA
- a CDS encoding site-2 protease family protein produces MLGFLEIFRRQILLARVSGIPVRIDLRWLFVVALMSWITAAYLSPRYVENFAAALSIGAATTIILFLSIFIHELAHSMVARWEGVEVLEIVLHPFGGLARVRREPDTPRAEFRIGVAGPAASFALAVVFALLMAAANGLQSEVLILVLFFLALWNFMLAVFNMFPGYPLDGGRVLRAYLWRRGMDLNEATIVTGKFGKVIAGSLMAFGLIVSVLRGDFFTGFWSILVGYFLYDSARGIIEEVRRFDGMTVEEAMELPVTVAPEMNLLLFVDTVLPQHRRAVFLVAKNKQFFGVLLLEELKTRPRETWHKVRVQDAMRPVEPDFFVETNAPLADAKILLRENGINALGVIDEEGRLVGFLQRGRIRKRS; encoded by the coding sequence GGATCACTGCCGCCTACCTTTCTCCGCGCTACGTCGAAAACTTCGCGGCGGCGTTGTCGATCGGTGCGGCGACGACCATTATTCTGTTTTTGTCGATCTTCATCCACGAACTCGCGCATTCGATGGTCGCACGCTGGGAAGGCGTTGAAGTTCTTGAGATCGTCCTCCATCCGTTCGGCGGACTCGCGCGTGTCCGACGCGAACCGGACACGCCGCGAGCCGAGTTTCGGATCGGCGTCGCGGGGCCGGCCGCAAGTTTCGCCCTGGCGGTGGTCTTCGCGCTGTTGATGGCCGCGGCCAACGGTCTGCAGAGCGAAGTGCTGATCCTTGTCTTGTTCTTTCTCGCGCTCTGGAATTTTATGCTCGCCGTTTTCAATATGTTTCCCGGCTACCCGCTCGACGGCGGGCGCGTGCTCCGGGCGTATCTGTGGCGACGCGGAATGGATCTGAACGAAGCGACGATCGTAACCGGGAAGTTCGGGAAAGTGATCGCCGGTTCGCTGATGGCCTTCGGACTCATTGTGTCCGTGTTACGAGGCGATTTCTTTACCGGCTTCTGGTCGATTCTTGTCGGGTACTTCCTTTATGACTCGGCGCGCGGAATCATTGAAGAGGTGCGCCGTTTTGACGGTATGACCGTCGAAGAGGCGATGGAACTTCCCGTCACGGTCGCTCCGGAAATGAACTTGCTGCTGTTTGTCGACACCGTTTTGCCGCAGCATCGACGGGCCGTTTTTCTGGTCGCGAAGAACAAGCAGTTCTTCGGCGTGCTATTGCTCGAAGAACTCAAAACCAGACCCCGCGAAACGTGGCATAAAGTTCGGGTCCAGGACGCAATGCGTCCGGTCGAACCCGACTTTTTTGTCGAGACGAACGCTCCGCTCGCCGATGCCAAGATACTGTTGCGTGAAAACGGAATCAACGCGCTCGGCGTCATCGACGAAGAGGGGCGGCTTGTCGGATTTTTGCAGCGTGGCCGGATCCGAAAACGCAGTTAG
- a CDS encoding TIGR00159 family protein has translation MQLTDYIPTINTARSVIDIALVFVIVYVVLKLLRGTRAVPTVVGMVVLALLYWMAVAQDLFTLEFVLRSAVFVYPFLIIVLFQSEIRQALIYFGNRLRFPILRRQRGLGENIYDEIVLAVTSLASDKIGALIVIERHVGLRNLIDAGVQIDAKLSYDLLVTMFHTSTPLHDGAAVIQRDRIAAASVFLPLTKNATVSRDLGTRHRAAIGVTEGSDAISVVVSEETGLITFVENGVMKRNLDPSQLRVLLLNAMEIPVVERKREATKTMAEENAI, from the coding sequence ATGCAGTTGACTGATTACATTCCGACGATCAATACGGCACGCAGCGTGATAGACATCGCGCTCGTGTTCGTCATCGTCTATGTAGTGCTTAAACTGCTCCGCGGAACGCGCGCCGTGCCGACGGTTGTCGGGATGGTCGTGCTCGCGCTTCTCTACTGGATGGCCGTCGCGCAGGATCTCTTCACGCTCGAATTCGTGCTGCGTTCCGCCGTTTTCGTGTATCCGTTTCTGATCATCGTCCTTTTTCAATCCGAGATTCGGCAGGCGCTGATCTACTTTGGCAATCGACTCAGGTTTCCGATCCTTCGGCGGCAGCGTGGGCTCGGCGAGAATATCTATGACGAGATCGTGCTCGCCGTGACGAGCCTTGCATCGGACAAGATCGGCGCGCTGATCGTCATCGAACGTCACGTCGGACTCCGAAATTTGATCGACGCGGGCGTCCAGATCGACGCCAAACTCAGCTATGACCTTTTGGTGACGATGTTCCATACGTCGACGCCGTTGCACGACGGAGCGGCGGTCATTCAACGGGATCGGATCGCCGCGGCATCGGTGTTTTTGCCGCTGACGAAGAACGCGACCGTTTCGCGCGATCTCGGAACGCGACATCGCGCGGCGATCGGCGTGACTGAAGGTTCGGATGCGATCTCGGTCGTGGTTTCCGAAGAAACCGGTTTGATAACGTTCGTCGAGAACGGCGTGATGAAGCGCAACCTCGACCCGAGCCAACTTCGCGTTCTTCTTCTGAACGCAATGGAGATTCCGGTAGTCGAGCGCAAGCGCGAAGCGACAAAAACGATGGCGGAAGAGAACGCCATTTGA